A genomic window from Martelella lutilitoris includes:
- the gltA gene encoding citrate synthase, translating into MTETGKLILDGQELELNVEAGTFGPKVLDIASLYKQSGMFTYDPGFTSTASCKSTITYIDGDQGVLLHRGYPIDQLAENADFLEVCYLLLFGELPTATQKKDFDFRVTHHTMIHEQLTRLFTGFRRDAHPMAIICGAVGAMSAFYHDSIDISDPYKREIASIRMIAKIPTIAAMAYKYHVGEPFVYPRNDLDYAANFLHMCFATPCEEYKVNPILSRALDRIFILHADHEQNASTSTVRLAGSSGANPFACIAAGIACLWGPAHGGANEAALNMLEEIGSVDRIPEYIARAKDRDDPFRLMGFGHRVYKNYDPRAKIMQKTCHEVLGELGIKDDPLLDVAMELEKIALTDEYFIEKKLYPNIDFYSGITLKALGFPTTMFTVLFALARTVGWIAQWNEMIEDPEQRIGRPRQLYTGAAERDFVAIADR; encoded by the coding sequence ATGACGGAAACTGGCAAACTCATCTTGGACGGACAGGAACTGGAACTGAACGTCGAAGCAGGCACCTTCGGTCCAAAAGTGCTCGACATCGCCTCGCTCTACAAACAGTCGGGCATGTTCACATACGACCCTGGCTTCACCTCAACCGCGTCGTGCAAGTCCACGATCACCTACATCGACGGCGACCAGGGCGTGCTGCTGCATCGCGGCTATCCGATCGACCAGCTGGCCGAAAATGCGGACTTCCTGGAAGTGTGCTATCTGCTGCTGTTCGGCGAGCTGCCGACGGCAACGCAGAAGAAGGATTTCGACTTCCGCGTCACCCACCACACGATGATCCATGAACAGTTGACGCGGCTCTTCACCGGCTTCCGCCGCGATGCCCATCCGATGGCTATCATCTGCGGCGCGGTCGGTGCCATGTCGGCATTCTACCACGACTCGATCGACATCTCGGACCCCTACAAGCGCGAGATCGCCAGCATCCGGATGATCGCGAAGATCCCGACGATCGCGGCGATGGCCTACAAGTACCATGTCGGCGAACCCTTCGTTTACCCGCGCAACGACCTCGACTATGCGGCGAATTTCCTGCACATGTGCTTCGCCACGCCGTGCGAGGAATACAAGGTCAACCCGATCCTGTCGCGCGCCCTTGACCGCATCTTCATCCTGCATGCCGACCACGAGCAGAACGCTTCGACCTCGACCGTGCGCCTCGCCGGTTCTTCGGGCGCGAACCCGTTCGCCTGCATCGCGGCCGGCATAGCCTGCCTCTGGGGCCCGGCGCATGGCGGCGCCAACGAGGCTGCGCTCAACATGCTCGAGGAAATCGGCTCCGTTGACCGCATTCCCGAATACATCGCCCGCGCAAAGGACCGCGACGACCCCTTCCGCCTGATGGGCTTCGGCCACCGCGTCTACAAGAACTATGATCCCCGCGCCAAGATCATGCAGAAGACCTGCCACGAGGTTCTGGGCGAGCTCGGCATCAAGGACGATCCGCTCCTCGATGTGGCCATGGAACTGGAAAAGATCGCGCTGACGGACGAGTACTTCATCGAGAAGAAGCTCTATCCGAACATCGACTTCTATTCCGGCATCACGCTGAAGGCGCTCGGCTTCCCCACCACCATGTTCACCGTGCTGTTCGCCCTTGCCCGCACGGTCGGCTGGATCGCCCAGTGGAACGAGATGATCGAGGATCCGGAACAGCGCATTGGCCGTCCGCGCCAGCTCTACACGGGGGCCGCCGAACGCGATTTTGTGGCGATCGCCGATCGCTGA